Proteins encoded together in one Bactrocera neohumeralis isolate Rockhampton unplaced genomic scaffold, APGP_CSIRO_Bneo_wtdbg2-racon-allhic-juicebox.fasta_v2 cluster11, whole genome shotgun sequence window:
- the LOC126766087 gene encoding uncharacterized protein LOC126766087 isoform X7, whose product MSSILQQQLTFEKLIKAPVHTCGAVFPTPSTLSPILHNEPDTNKTTTKSQSAVDSLERFCADPMAMAAHTLLAASTDYVMPATDSIKNNNNDKVSNSNINVLNQQNKCSVSNNVDQVIPACETLNSYPSVHVLPISVDMHSSHDDSLKLAASPVQSKSFSEDIADIDHMYACDRDRTTKQLVDEKLRSSSGLSGSPGHEANTHQLLTNHTRSYFEHEFKQQVAPVVLIPQDHHPQHQQKYSQTQETQANNEVINGKGIDITNKEHQTVNSKHKGGRDSSFNITAFSNSSGACANGGLCGTSEETNVVEADTRRNIPVLDVLLNDEQSKNMFKHLSPPKMGLAQASTHVLAVQRNIGPNAVAVGRDNFPPPNDCMIPVDSSTFLYEKESQLLTKLFATDLVIPKCYIPTSAVNSFHVDAEDIGGPNKSGNRSQHGNDMLDNAKEKRDVDLSMQSARSTLPSTEATKQLNVPPAPLNLLTEILLLQQHYQHKQQSQLLTSAANNVNIATALQKDQLHMNKLSTASPLSAPLTLPFPFQLPLPLSLSLPLLQPLPLSMPPIPILENTKNNNGSNSISKQYNFEVPAFLTGDSTDKCKDQIYLKSKHEPATHREHQQKSTVSSQQQQEASNHFLTTQFLYSRMLPALADNLRGRDLHMIDCAPSISMLNTLASSTLPSENDSNNNRNNLPNDNSENVDTNSAFDTVTLSPKQSNTQYTSTPNLSTDISRTDRFSSIMTNRNATTTNLSGTELLSAQEAALTQAQIQLDKYLGLSNQFIELTQNNLTISDKLTAHIVPRVWENLQQSKQLIHSTQTQLSLLRRQCASAKFYYERTMRRLYSSDSKYLSQLQAHKKPSAYSSSWCPNNIVTRAAVIAAMAAASELQPLPTNTFVKTESSISGKSEITDKECERALDKSQTLLEIETVIERYVKTVCKNNEDADAVTNEISGSDFMPRSNDNYDNTRTPVYSSPGIANNDDGEYEFECNANVKRRNKTSSPFTVGSNANWRLLEASSPICFWHPDNRGLSVNEGVLSASEIILECAALSVQAHMQDPSIVVNRIAGERTSTPSHECERGGITENSEHTTTDGETFQGLLLKRVLNTRSGSYNGDHDTEVIKNANNEKKELQQSPSGSPMAVNATNSPNMLTPTSTPTTTPTPPNINAAIVGKNHRKSNYAHHLEPSISPASTITNLTHKKALFYEQSNSQTLRQRYSSNNNGDIANNNTNDNMDNKIEPNKKLETLQVIQATSESPVSPSVAVNIGHNKKNQQHQQQQQQAAFSGCSSSSTGGSGSGCLYGLNGPSSNTNSETTTAAVAALQECAFTNIFKARFNALTAAAVMNATVGISAAAAAASVIDGPYDLSISRKAKQTNLDSKISTANPQGNECKDNSNEKKKPHIKKPLNAFMLYMKEMRAKVVAECTLKESAAINQILGRRWHELSREEQSKYYEKARQERQLHMELYPGWSARDNYGYVSKKKKRKKDRSPADSGVARVRA is encoded by the exons ATGTCGTCGATATTACAACAGCAATTAACATTTGAAAAGTTGATAAAAGCTCCTGTGCATACATGTGGCGCTGTTTTTCCAACGCCGTCAACGCTTTCACCGATTTTACATAACGAGCCTGACACAAATAAAACAACCACGAAGTCGCAGTCAGCTGTAGATTCCTTAGAACGATTCTGCGCTGATCCCATGGCTATGGCCGCACATACGTTATTAGCTGCATCTACCGACTATGTTATGCCTGCGACTGATAGcatcaaaaacaataacaatgataAAGTcagtaattcaaatattaacgTACTAAACCAGCAAAACAAATGCTCTGTTAGTAATAATGTTGACCAAGTTATCCCTGCATGTGAAACGTTAAATTCTTACCCGTCAGTCCATGTTTTACCAATTTCAGTAGATATGCACTCTTCTCATGATGACAGCCTAAAACTAGCTGCATCACCGGTGCAGAGTAAGTCTTTTTCAGAAGACATAGCCGATATTGACCACATGTATGCATGCGATAGAGATCGTACAACTAAGCAGCTTGTCGATGAAAAGCTACGCAGTTCATCGGGTTTGAGCGGGTCTCCTGGCCACGAAGCCAATACCCATCAACTGCTAACTAATCACACTCGTTCATATTTTGAGCATGAATTTAAACAGCAAGTAGCACCCGTTGTACTTATTCCTCAAGATCATCACCCCCAGCACCAGCAAAAATATTCGCAAACTCAAGAAACTCAAGCCAACAATGAAGTCATAAACGGTAAAGGAATTGATATTACAAATAAAGAGCACCAGACGGTAAATAGTAAACATAAAGGTGGGAGAGATTCATCCTTTAATATTACCGCGTTTAGTAATAGTAGTGGTGCCTGTGCCAATGGAGGTCTATGTGGTACATCGGAAGAAACTAATGTCGTCGAAGCTGACACGCGAAGAAATATTCCGGTCCTTGATGTGCTGCTTAACGACGAGCAATCGAAGAATATGTTTAAACATTTGTCTCCACCTAAGATGGGTTTAGCGCAAGCAAGTACACACGTTTTAGCCGTGCAGAGAAATATTGGTCCAAATGCGGTTGCTGTTGGACGAGACAATTTTCCACCACCTAACGATTGTATGATTCCCGTCGACAGttctacttttttatatgaaaaagaaaGCCAGCTCCTAACTAAACTCTTTGCTACAGATCTGGTAATACCAAAATGTTATATACCAACAAGTGCGGTAAACTCCTTTCATGTGGATGCCGAAGATATTGGCGGTCCCAACAAATCAGGCAACCGTTCGCAGCATGGTAACGATATGTTAGATAATGCAAAAGAAAAGCGTGATGTTGATTTAAGTATGCAAAGTGCGCGCTCTACTTTACCCTCTACCGAGGCCACCAAACAGTTAAACGTACCTCCCGCGCCACTTAATTTGCTAACAGAAATACTTTTGCTCCAACAACACTATCAGCACAAACAGCAATCACAATTACTAACATCGGCTGCAAATAATGTTAATATTGCAACTGCTTTACAGAAGGATCAACTGCACATGAATAAGTTGTCGACGGCATCTCCACTGTCAGCACCTCTGACGCTCCCATTTCCTTTCCAATTACCGCTTCCTTTGTCATTGTCCCTTCCTCTGCTGCAGCCGTTACCACTGTCAATGCCACCCATACCAATTcttgaaaatactaaaaataataacGGTAGCAATTCGATTTCGAAACAATATAATTTCGAAGTGCCGGCGTTCCTAACAGGCGATTCAACTGACAAATGTAAAGAtcagatttatttaaaatctaaGCACGAACCAGCAACACACCGCGAGCACCAGCAAAAATCAACGGTATCTTCACAGCAACAGCAAGAAGCTTCGAACCATTTTTTAACTACACAATTTCTGTATTCGCGTATGTTACCCGCACTAGCCGATAATTTGAGGGGACGGGATCTCCATATGATAGACTGCGCGCCCAGTATTTCGATGCTAAACACGCTTGCAAGCAGTACACTACCTTCCGAAAATGATAGTAATAACAATCGAAACAATTTGCCAAACGACAATAGTGAAAACGTTGATACCAACTCAGCGTTTGATACCGTAACTCTCTCTCCAAAACAAAGCAACACACAATACACGAGTACACCCAATTTATCCACCGACATCAGTAGGACTGACAGGTTTAGTTCCATAATGACAAACAGAAATGCAACTACTACAAATCTGAGCGGTACTGAGCTTTTATCTGCACAAGAGGCGGCGCTTACGCAAGCCCAAATACAACTTGATAAGTATTTAGGGCTTAGCAATCAGTTTATTGAACTCACacaaaacaatttaacaatatCTGACAAACTTACTGCCCACATTGTACCACGCGTGTGGGAGAATTTGCAGCAATCTAAACAATTAATTCATTCAACACAGACGCAGTTGAGTTTACTTAGGCGACAATGCGCCAGCGCAAAGTTTTACTACGAGCGAACGATGCGTCGGCTGTACTCAAGCGATTCTAAGTATCTGTCACAGTTACAAGCGCATAAAAAACCCTCCGCATATTCATCATCCTGGTGTCCGAATAACATTGTAACTCGGGCAGCAGTAATTGCAGCAATGGCGGCTGCGTCGGAATTACAGCCACTGCCGACAAACACTTTTGTTAAAACGGAGAGTTCTATTAGTGGTAAAAGTGAAATAACCGATAAAGAATGTGAGCGTGCTTTAGATAAAAGTCAGACATTGTTAGAAATAGAGACTGTTATTGAGCGTTACGTTAAGACggtatgcaaaaataatgaagatGCAGACGCAGTTACTAATGAGATTAGCGGCAGTGACTTCATGCCGAGATCTAATGATAATTATGACAACACAAGAACTCCTGTTTATAGTTCTCCAGGAATAGCTAATAATGATGATGGGGAATATGAATTTGAATGCAATGCGAATGTAAAGCGTCGTAATAAAACATCATCACCCTTCACGGTTGGCAGCAATGCAAACTGGCGATTGTTGGAGGCATCGTCTCCTATCTGCTTTTGGCATCCAGATAATCGAGGGCTCAGCGTAAATGAAGGCGTGCTTTCTGCTTCCGAAATTATACTGGAATGTGCAGCATTAAGTGTTCAAGCGCATATGCAAGACCCCTCTATTGTAGTAAACAGAATTGCTGGTGAAAGAACGTCTACCCCCTCACACGAATGTGAACGTGGTGGAATAACTGAAAATTCTGAACATACGACTACGGACGGTGAAACATTTCAAGGCTTACTCCTAAAAAGAGTTCTAAACACGCGCTCAGGTTCCTACAATGGCGATCATGACACTGAAGTAATCAAGAAtgcaaataacgaaaaaaaagaaCTACAACAATCACCTTCAGGCTCGCCAATGGCCGTGAATGCCACAAACTCTCCTAACATGCTGACACCAACGTCCACGCCAACTACTACACCGACGCCGCCCAACATAAATGCTGCTATTGTTGGAAAAAATCATCGCAAATCAAATTATGCTCATCACCTCGAACCATCAATCAGCCCTGCATCTACAATTACAAACTTAACTCATAAAAAGGCTTTATTTTATGAACAATCGAATTCTCAAACGCTTAGACAACgttacagcagcaacaataacggCGATATTGCTAACAATAATACTAACGACAACATGGACAACAAAATTgaaccaaataaaaaacttgaGACTCTGCAAGTTATTCAAGCAACGTCGGAATCACCAGTTTCACCTTCAGTGGCAGTAAATATTGggcataacaaaaaaaatcagcaacaccaacaacagcagcagcaggcaGCGTTCAGTGGTTGCAGTAGCAGCAGCACTGGCGGTAGCGGCAGTGGTTGCTTATATGGTCTAAATGGTCCATCATCTAATACTAACAGCGAAACAACTACAGCAGCGGTGGCGGCATTGCAGGAATGCGCTTTTACCAATATTTTTAAGGCACGTTTCAACGCGCTAACGGCTGCAGCTGTAATGAATGCTACAGTGGGAATTTCGGCGGCTGCTGCCGCCGCATCCGTAATAGATGGACCGTATGATTTAAGCATCAGCAGAAAAGCTAAGCAAAC AAACTTGGATAGTAAAATATCAACGGCTAATCCACAAGGAAATGAGTGCAAAGACAATTCGAATGAGAAGAAGAAACCGCATATCAAAAAGCCACTGAATGCGTTCATGCTCTACATGAAAGAGATGCGAGCCAAAGTTGTTGCCGAGTGCACTTTGAAAGAATCGGCTGCAATAAATCAAATACTTGGTAGAAGG
- the LOC126766087 gene encoding uncharacterized protein LOC126766087 isoform X6 — translation MSSILQQQLTFEKLIKAPVHTCGAVFPTPSTLSPILHNEPDTNKTTTKSQSAVDSLERFCADPMAMAAHTLLAASTDYVMPATDSIKNNNNDKVSNSNINVLNQQNKCSVSNNVDQVIPACETLNSYPSVHVLPISVDMHSSHDDSLKLAASPVQSKSFSEDIADIDHMYACDRDRTTKQLVDEKLRSSSGLSGSPGHEANTHQLLTNHTRSYFEHEFKQQVAPVVLIPQDHHPQHQQKYSQTQETQANNEVINGKGIDITNKEHQTVNSKHKGGRDSSFNITAFSNSSGACANGGLCGTSEETNVVEADTRRNIPVLDVLLNDEQSKNMFKHLSPPKMGLAQASTHVLAVQRNIGPNAVAVGRDNFPPPNDCMIPVDSSTFLYEKESQLLTKLFATDLVIPKCYIPTSAVNSFHVDAEDIGGPNKSGNRSQHGNDMLDNAKEKRDVDLSMQSARSTLPSTEATKQLNVPPAPLNLLTEILLLQQHYQHKQQSQLLTSAANNVNIATALQKDQLHMNKLSTASPLSAPLTLPFPFQLPLPLSLSLPLLQPLPLSMPPIPILENTKNNNGSNSISKQYNFEVPAFLTGDSTDKCKDQIYLKSKHEPATHREHQQKSTVSSQQQQEASNHFLTTQFLYSRMLPALADNLRGRDLHMIDCAPSISMLNTLASSTLPSENDSNNNRNNLPNDNSENVDTNSAFDTVTLSPKQSNTQYTSTPNLSTDISRTDRFSSIMTNRNATTTNLSGTELLSAQEAALTQAQIQLDKYLGLSNQFIELTQNNLTISDKLTAHIVPRVWENLQQSKQLIHSTQTQLSLLRRQCASAKFYYERTMRRLYSSDSKYLSQLQAHKKPSAYSSSWCPNNIVTRAAVIAAMAAASELQPLPTNTFVKTESSISGKSEITDKECERALDKSQTLLEIETVIERYVKTVCKNNEDADAVTNEISGSDFMPRSNDNYDNTRTPVYSSPGIANNDDGEYEFECNANVKRRNKTSSPFTVGSNANWRLLEASSPICFWHPDNRGLSVNEGVLSASEIILECAALSVQAHMQDPSIVVNRIAGERTSTPSHECERGGITENSEHTTTDGETFQGLLLKRVLNTRSGSYNGDHDTEVIKNANNEKKELQQSPSGSPMAVNATNSPNMLTPTSTPTTTPTPPNINAAIVGKNHRKSNYAHHLEPSISPASTITNLTHKKALFYEQSNSQTLRQRYSSNNNGDIANNNTNDNMDNKIEPNKKLETLQVIQATSESPVSPSVAVNIGHNKKNQQHQQQQQQAAFSGCSSSSTGGSGSGCLYGLNGPSSNTNSETTTAAVAALQECAFTNIFKARFNALTAAAVMNATVGISAAAAAASVIDGPYDLSISRKAKQTNLDSKISTANPQGNECKDNSNEKKKPHIKKPLNAFMLYMKEMRAKVVAECTLKESAAINQILGRRWHELSREEQSKYYEKARQERQLHMELYPGWSARDNYGYVSKKKKRKKDRSPADSGGNNMKKCRARFGLDQQNQWCKPCRSKSPEKITYYN, via the exons ATGTCGTCGATATTACAACAGCAATTAACATTTGAAAAGTTGATAAAAGCTCCTGTGCATACATGTGGCGCTGTTTTTCCAACGCCGTCAACGCTTTCACCGATTTTACATAACGAGCCTGACACAAATAAAACAACCACGAAGTCGCAGTCAGCTGTAGATTCCTTAGAACGATTCTGCGCTGATCCCATGGCTATGGCCGCACATACGTTATTAGCTGCATCTACCGACTATGTTATGCCTGCGACTGATAGcatcaaaaacaataacaatgataAAGTcagtaattcaaatattaacgTACTAAACCAGCAAAACAAATGCTCTGTTAGTAATAATGTTGACCAAGTTATCCCTGCATGTGAAACGTTAAATTCTTACCCGTCAGTCCATGTTTTACCAATTTCAGTAGATATGCACTCTTCTCATGATGACAGCCTAAAACTAGCTGCATCACCGGTGCAGAGTAAGTCTTTTTCAGAAGACATAGCCGATATTGACCACATGTATGCATGCGATAGAGATCGTACAACTAAGCAGCTTGTCGATGAAAAGCTACGCAGTTCATCGGGTTTGAGCGGGTCTCCTGGCCACGAAGCCAATACCCATCAACTGCTAACTAATCACACTCGTTCATATTTTGAGCATGAATTTAAACAGCAAGTAGCACCCGTTGTACTTATTCCTCAAGATCATCACCCCCAGCACCAGCAAAAATATTCGCAAACTCAAGAAACTCAAGCCAACAATGAAGTCATAAACGGTAAAGGAATTGATATTACAAATAAAGAGCACCAGACGGTAAATAGTAAACATAAAGGTGGGAGAGATTCATCCTTTAATATTACCGCGTTTAGTAATAGTAGTGGTGCCTGTGCCAATGGAGGTCTATGTGGTACATCGGAAGAAACTAATGTCGTCGAAGCTGACACGCGAAGAAATATTCCGGTCCTTGATGTGCTGCTTAACGACGAGCAATCGAAGAATATGTTTAAACATTTGTCTCCACCTAAGATGGGTTTAGCGCAAGCAAGTACACACGTTTTAGCCGTGCAGAGAAATATTGGTCCAAATGCGGTTGCTGTTGGACGAGACAATTTTCCACCACCTAACGATTGTATGATTCCCGTCGACAGttctacttttttatatgaaaaagaaaGCCAGCTCCTAACTAAACTCTTTGCTACAGATCTGGTAATACCAAAATGTTATATACCAACAAGTGCGGTAAACTCCTTTCATGTGGATGCCGAAGATATTGGCGGTCCCAACAAATCAGGCAACCGTTCGCAGCATGGTAACGATATGTTAGATAATGCAAAAGAAAAGCGTGATGTTGATTTAAGTATGCAAAGTGCGCGCTCTACTTTACCCTCTACCGAGGCCACCAAACAGTTAAACGTACCTCCCGCGCCACTTAATTTGCTAACAGAAATACTTTTGCTCCAACAACACTATCAGCACAAACAGCAATCACAATTACTAACATCGGCTGCAAATAATGTTAATATTGCAACTGCTTTACAGAAGGATCAACTGCACATGAATAAGTTGTCGACGGCATCTCCACTGTCAGCACCTCTGACGCTCCCATTTCCTTTCCAATTACCGCTTCCTTTGTCATTGTCCCTTCCTCTGCTGCAGCCGTTACCACTGTCAATGCCACCCATACCAATTcttgaaaatactaaaaataataacGGTAGCAATTCGATTTCGAAACAATATAATTTCGAAGTGCCGGCGTTCCTAACAGGCGATTCAACTGACAAATGTAAAGAtcagatttatttaaaatctaaGCACGAACCAGCAACACACCGCGAGCACCAGCAAAAATCAACGGTATCTTCACAGCAACAGCAAGAAGCTTCGAACCATTTTTTAACTACACAATTTCTGTATTCGCGTATGTTACCCGCACTAGCCGATAATTTGAGGGGACGGGATCTCCATATGATAGACTGCGCGCCCAGTATTTCGATGCTAAACACGCTTGCAAGCAGTACACTACCTTCCGAAAATGATAGTAATAACAATCGAAACAATTTGCCAAACGACAATAGTGAAAACGTTGATACCAACTCAGCGTTTGATACCGTAACTCTCTCTCCAAAACAAAGCAACACACAATACACGAGTACACCCAATTTATCCACCGACATCAGTAGGACTGACAGGTTTAGTTCCATAATGACAAACAGAAATGCAACTACTACAAATCTGAGCGGTACTGAGCTTTTATCTGCACAAGAGGCGGCGCTTACGCAAGCCCAAATACAACTTGATAAGTATTTAGGGCTTAGCAATCAGTTTATTGAACTCACacaaaacaatttaacaatatCTGACAAACTTACTGCCCACATTGTACCACGCGTGTGGGAGAATTTGCAGCAATCTAAACAATTAATTCATTCAACACAGACGCAGTTGAGTTTACTTAGGCGACAATGCGCCAGCGCAAAGTTTTACTACGAGCGAACGATGCGTCGGCTGTACTCAAGCGATTCTAAGTATCTGTCACAGTTACAAGCGCATAAAAAACCCTCCGCATATTCATCATCCTGGTGTCCGAATAACATTGTAACTCGGGCAGCAGTAATTGCAGCAATGGCGGCTGCGTCGGAATTACAGCCACTGCCGACAAACACTTTTGTTAAAACGGAGAGTTCTATTAGTGGTAAAAGTGAAATAACCGATAAAGAATGTGAGCGTGCTTTAGATAAAAGTCAGACATTGTTAGAAATAGAGACTGTTATTGAGCGTTACGTTAAGACggtatgcaaaaataatgaagatGCAGACGCAGTTACTAATGAGATTAGCGGCAGTGACTTCATGCCGAGATCTAATGATAATTATGACAACACAAGAACTCCTGTTTATAGTTCTCCAGGAATAGCTAATAATGATGATGGGGAATATGAATTTGAATGCAATGCGAATGTAAAGCGTCGTAATAAAACATCATCACCCTTCACGGTTGGCAGCAATGCAAACTGGCGATTGTTGGAGGCATCGTCTCCTATCTGCTTTTGGCATCCAGATAATCGAGGGCTCAGCGTAAATGAAGGCGTGCTTTCTGCTTCCGAAATTATACTGGAATGTGCAGCATTAAGTGTTCAAGCGCATATGCAAGACCCCTCTATTGTAGTAAACAGAATTGCTGGTGAAAGAACGTCTACCCCCTCACACGAATGTGAACGTGGTGGAATAACTGAAAATTCTGAACATACGACTACGGACGGTGAAACATTTCAAGGCTTACTCCTAAAAAGAGTTCTAAACACGCGCTCAGGTTCCTACAATGGCGATCATGACACTGAAGTAATCAAGAAtgcaaataacgaaaaaaaagaaCTACAACAATCACCTTCAGGCTCGCCAATGGCCGTGAATGCCACAAACTCTCCTAACATGCTGACACCAACGTCCACGCCAACTACTACACCGACGCCGCCCAACATAAATGCTGCTATTGTTGGAAAAAATCATCGCAAATCAAATTATGCTCATCACCTCGAACCATCAATCAGCCCTGCATCTACAATTACAAACTTAACTCATAAAAAGGCTTTATTTTATGAACAATCGAATTCTCAAACGCTTAGACAACgttacagcagcaacaataacggCGATATTGCTAACAATAATACTAACGACAACATGGACAACAAAATTgaaccaaataaaaaacttgaGACTCTGCAAGTTATTCAAGCAACGTCGGAATCACCAGTTTCACCTTCAGTGGCAGTAAATATTGggcataacaaaaaaaatcagcaacaccaacaacagcagcagcaggcaGCGTTCAGTGGTTGCAGTAGCAGCAGCACTGGCGGTAGCGGCAGTGGTTGCTTATATGGTCTAAATGGTCCATCATCTAATACTAACAGCGAAACAACTACAGCAGCGGTGGCGGCATTGCAGGAATGCGCTTTTACCAATATTTTTAAGGCACGTTTCAACGCGCTAACGGCTGCAGCTGTAATGAATGCTACAGTGGGAATTTCGGCGGCTGCTGCCGCCGCATCCGTAATAGATGGACCGTATGATTTAAGCATCAGCAGAAAAGCTAAGCAAAC AAACTTGGATAGTAAAATATCAACGGCTAATCCACAAGGAAATGAGTGCAAAGACAATTCGAATGAGAAGAAGAAACCGCATATCAAAAAGCCACTGAATGCGTTCATGCTCTACATGAAAGAGATGCGAGCCAAAGTTGTTGCCGAGTGCACTTTGAAAGAATCGGCTGCAATAAATCAAATACTTGGTAGAAGG